In Aeromicrobium wangtongii, the DNA window CGCCGTGGTGTTGCTGCCCATCGCGTTGGTCGACAGGAAGTAGACGTTGCCGTAGCCGCCGGTGGCCAGCACGACGACGTCCGCGGTGTGCGTCTCGATCTCGCCGGTGACCATGTTGCGGGCGATGATGCCGCGGGCCCGGCCGTCGACCATGATCAGCTCGAGCATCTCGTGGCGCGTGTGGACCTCGACGGTGCCGGCGGCGACCTGGCGCTCGAGCGCCTGGTAGGCGCCGATCAGCAGCTGCTGGCCGGTCTGGCCGCGGGCGTAGAACGTGCGGGAGACCTGCACGCCGCCGAAGGAGCGGTTGTCCAGCAGTCCGCCGTACTCACGGGCGAACGGGACACCCTGCGCGACGCACTGGTCGATGATGTTCACCGACACCTGCGCGAGGCGGTACGAGTTGGACTCGCGCGAGCGGAAGTCGCCGCCCTTGACGGTGTCGTAGAACAGCCGGTAGATGCTGTCGCCGTCGTTGCGGTAGTTCTTGGCGGCGTTGATGCCACCCTGCGCGGCGATGGAGTGGGCACGGCGCGGGCTGTCCTGGTAGCAGAAGCTCTTGACGTGGTAGCCGGCCTCGCCGAGCGTGGCGGCGGCAGCGCCGCCGGCCAGGCCCGTGCCGACGATGATGACGCTGAGCTTGCGGCGGTTGGCCGGGTTGACCAGCTTGGCGTTGAACTTGCGGGTGTCCCAGCGCTGCTCGATGGGACCGCTCGGCGCCTTGGTGTCGTGGATGTCCGCGCCGACGCCGTAGAACTCAGACGTGTTGGTGGTTGTGGTGGTGGTGGTCATCAGGAACCAGCTCCGAAGAAGAGGACAGCGAACGGGACGGAGAGGAAGCCGACCGTGATCAGCGTCGCGAGGGCGATCGAGATGGCCGTCCAGTGCGAGCTGCGACGGGTCGAGCTGCGGTTCTGACCCAGGGTGGTCAGTGCGCTCCAGAATCCGTGCGCGAGGTGCAGACCGACGGCCAGCATGCCGATCGTGTACAGCAGGACGACCCACCAGATCTCGAAGCCGTTGACGACACGGTCGTACTTGCTGTCGCTGGCGCCGCCGGGCGACAGCCAGTTGGGCATCATCTGCGCGACGTGGCCGATGATGAACAGCAGCAGGATGACGCCGCCCCACCGCATCGTGAACGAGGAGTAGCTGCGCTGCACGCCGGTCTTGTTCTGGGTCGTGTGGTAGCGCTTGCCGCCCACGTAGCCGGCCGCGGCCTTGTTGCGGCGCCACAGGGTGGCGGCGCAGTAGACGTGCACGACCAGCGCGACGACCAGCAGCACCCGGATGATCCAGAGCGCGCCGTCCTCGGGCAGGTACGGGTAGAACATGTGCGGCAGGGTCTCGCCCAGGTAGGAGTCGAACTTCTCCTCGCCCTGGAAGAACTTGAGGTTGCCGTACATGTGGACGAGCAGGTAGCCCAACATGATGAGCCCCGACACCGCCATCGCGTATTTATGAGCGACCGTCGACCGGCTGGCCGGAACGCGCTTCTGAGTAAGGGTAGTTGCCACCCACCCACACTAGAACTCTTGAACGATTCGCGCTAAGTCATCATGAGGGCATCCTTCATAGCCAATGGCTATGACACACTGGCTCAGTGCAGATCCATCAGCTGTCGTACTTCGTCGCGGTCGCCCGGACCAAGCACTTCACCCGCGCCGCCGAGATGACGGGCGTGTCGCAGCCGACACTGTCCAAGCAGATCCGCGTCCTGGAGAACAATCTCGGGACGCCTCTGTTCGTGCGCGGCCGAACCGGGGTCGAGCTGACCAGCGCCGGCGAGGCCCTCCTCCCCCATGCCCAGCGCATCCTGATCGACGTCGAGAGCGCGCAGCGCACGGTTCACGAGGTCGCCAACCTGCGCCGGGGACGGGTGCGGCTCGGCGCCACCCCGTCGCTGTGCGACGGGCTCCTGCCGGAGGCGCTGACCCGCTTCCACCGGACGTATCCCGCGATCGACCTGGAGGTCCAGGAGGCCGGATCGCGCGTGCTGACCCGCGAGCTGGCCCAGGGACGCCTCGACGTGGCCCTGCTGATCGTCCCGCTGCCCACCGACGAGCCGGACATCGAGACGACGCCCGTGCTGCGCGAGCACCTCGTGCTGGCGAGCCCCGCGACATCGGACCTGCCCGAGCGGATGTCGGTCGCCGAGCTGCGCGATGTGCCGCTGGTGATGTTCCGCGAGGGCTACGACCTGCGCGAGGTCACCCTGCGGGCATGTGCCCGCGCGGGCTTCGAGCCCCGCCTGGCGGTCGAGGGCGGCGAGATGAGCGCTGTGCTGCGATTCGTCCAGGCCGGCCTGGGCCACGCGGTCGTGCCCAGCATGGTGCTGGCGACCCGGCCGCAGCTGCGGGCGACCCAGCTCATCGACC includes these proteins:
- a CDS encoding succinate dehydrogenase cytochrome b subunit, whose product is MAVSGLIMLGYLLVHMYGNLKFFQGEEKFDSYLGETLPHMFYPYLPEDGALWIIRVLLVVALVVHVYCAATLWRRNKAAAGYVGGKRYHTTQNKTGVQRSYSSFTMRWGGVILLLFIIGHVAQMMPNWLSPGGASDSKYDRVVNGFEIWWVVLLYTIGMLAVGLHLAHGFWSALTTLGQNRSSTRRSSHWTAISIALATLITVGFLSVPFAVLFFGAGS
- a CDS encoding LysR family transcriptional regulator — translated: MQIHQLSYFVAVARTKHFTRAAEMTGVSQPTLSKQIRVLENNLGTPLFVRGRTGVELTSAGEALLPHAQRILIDVESAQRTVHEVANLRRGRVRLGATPSLCDGLLPEALTRFHRTYPAIDLEVQEAGSRVLTRELAQGRLDVALLIVPLPTDEPDIETTPVLREHLVLASPATSDLPERMSVAELRDVPLVMFREGYDLREVTLRACARAGFEPRLAVEGGEMSAVLRFVQAGLGHAVVPSMVLATRPQLRATQLIDPPLDRVIALAHRSSETLPLAAQAFKSELLEHLTVFAGGDLELELV